In a single window of the Pseudomonas oryzihabitans genome:
- a CDS encoding glucokinase translates to MSLALVGDIGGTNARFALWRDGRLEAIEVFACADYACPEDAVRKYLAQTGVALDDITAVCLACAGPVGEGDFRFTNNHWVIKREQFCRELGLTHLLLINDFTSMAWAIARLDPADSVQVRDGIALPTRPRLVIGPGTGLGLASLVPSGKDRWIVLPSEGGHVDLPINTQREFDIWKILKRQFGNHVSAERVVSGSGLVNLYHASCELDGRTAALHSAADICELALKGDPYADAVLEQFFIWLARVAGNAALTLGALGGVYIAGGILPRFVERFQSGAFAHAFADKGKTSSAYLKDIPAWLVTAEYPGLFGAGVALDQTIAEARQA, encoded by the coding sequence ATGAGTTTGGCTTTGGTTGGCGACATCGGGGGCACCAATGCCCGCTTCGCCCTGTGGCGCGACGGTCGCCTGGAGGCCATCGAGGTCTTCGCCTGTGCGGATTACGCCTGTCCGGAAGACGCGGTACGCAAGTACCTGGCGCAGACCGGCGTGGCGCTGGATGACATCACCGCCGTGTGCCTCGCCTGCGCGGGCCCGGTCGGCGAGGGTGACTTCCGCTTCACCAACAATCACTGGGTGATCAAGCGCGAGCAGTTCTGCCGCGAGCTGGGTCTGACCCATCTGCTGTTGATCAACGACTTCACGTCCATGGCCTGGGCCATCGCCCGCCTGGATCCGGCTGACTCCGTACAGGTCCGTGACGGCATCGCCTTGCCGACCCGTCCGCGCCTGGTGATCGGTCCCGGCACCGGCCTGGGTCTCGCCAGCCTGGTGCCCAGTGGCAAGGATCGCTGGATCGTGCTGCCGAGCGAGGGCGGTCACGTCGATCTGCCGATCAACACCCAGCGTGAATTCGATATCTGGAAGATCCTCAAGCGCCAGTTCGGCAATCACGTCTCCGCTGAGCGCGTGGTGTCCGGCAGCGGCCTGGTCAACCTCTATCATGCAAGCTGCGAGCTGGACGGCCGTACCGCCGCCCTGCACAGCGCGGCGGACATCTGCGAGCTGGCGCTCAAGGGTGATCCCTATGCCGACGCCGTACTGGAGCAGTTCTTCATCTGGCTGGCACGGGTGGCCGGAAACGCGGCCCTGACCCTGGGCGCCCTGGGTGGCGTCTATATCGCCGGTGGCATCCTGCCGCGCTTCGTCGAGCGCTTCCAGAGCGGGGCCTTCGCCCATGCCTTCGCTGACAAGGGCAAGACTAGCAGTGCCTACCTCAAGGACATCCCGGCCTGGCTGGTGACAGCCGAATATCCGGGACTGTTCGGTGCCGGCGTCGCCCTGGATCAGACCATCGCCGAAGCGCGGCAGGCCTGA
- the edd gene encoding phosphogluconate dehydratase, with protein sequence MHPRVLEVTQRLVERSRPTRERYLAMIRAAASDGPQRGKLQCANFAHGVAGCGSSTDKQRLRLMDQANVAIVSSYNDMLSAHQPYEHYPELIKQALREIGSVGQFAGGVPAMCDGVTQGEAGMELSLASREVIAMSTAVALSHNMFDAALLLGICDKIIPGLMIGALRFGHLPMIFVPGGPMPSGISNKEKARVRQAFAEGKATREELLESEMKSYHSPGTCTFYGTANTNQVVMEVMGLHLPGSSFVNPYTPLRDELTREAARQVTRITHQGGNFMPLGEIVDEKSIVNSVVALSATGGSTNHTLHIPAIAQAAGIQLTWDDMAEISAVTPTLAQVYPNGKADVNHFHAAGGVNFMVHTLLEAGLLHEDVNTIMGRGLSRYLQEPFLVEGKLEWRTGRAESLDEDILRPASRPFNEEGGLRVMQGNLGRGVMKVSAVAPKHQLVEAPARVFHDQSELAEAFKAGQLEQDFVAVVRFQGPKALGMPELHKLTPYLGVLQDRGYKVALVTDGRMSGASGKVPAAIHVCPEAIDGGPLAKVCDGDLIRVDGRTGELKILVPADEWMARQAVEAPQGTGVGCGRELFAFMRGAMSTAESGASAFTSSLEALK encoded by the coding sequence GTGGATCCTCGACGGATAAGCAGCGCCTCCGTTTGATGGACCAGGCCAACGTCGCCATCGTTTCCAGCTACAACGACATGTTGTCGGCTCATCAGCCCTACGAGCACTACCCGGAGCTGATCAAACAGGCCCTGCGCGAGATCGGCTCCGTCGGTCAGTTCGCCGGTGGCGTGCCGGCCATGTGCGACGGCGTGACCCAGGGCGAGGCCGGCATGGAGCTGAGCCTGGCGAGTCGTGAAGTCATCGCCATGTCCACTGCGGTGGCCCTGTCGCACAACATGTTCGACGCGGCGCTGCTGCTGGGCATCTGCGACAAGATCATCCCCGGCCTGATGATCGGCGCGCTGCGCTTCGGCCATCTGCCGATGATCTTCGTGCCGGGCGGCCCCATGCCGTCGGGCATCTCCAACAAGGAGAAGGCACGCGTGCGCCAGGCCTTCGCCGAGGGCAAGGCCACCCGCGAAGAGCTGCTGGAATCGGAGATGAAGTCCTACCACAGCCCCGGTACCTGCACCTTCTATGGCACCGCCAACACCAATCAAGTGGTGATGGAAGTGATGGGCCTGCACCTGCCGGGTTCTTCCTTCGTCAACCCCTACACCCCGCTGCGTGACGAACTCACCCGCGAGGCGGCGCGCCAGGTGACCCGCATCACTCACCAGGGCGGCAACTTCATGCCGCTGGGCGAGATCGTCGATGAGAAGTCCATCGTCAACTCCGTGGTCGCCCTGAGCGCCACCGGTGGCTCGACCAACCATACCCTGCACATCCCGGCCATCGCCCAGGCCGCCGGCATCCAGCTGACCTGGGACGACATGGCCGAGATCTCGGCGGTCACCCCGACCCTGGCGCAGGTCTATCCCAACGGCAAGGCCGATGTGAACCATTTCCATGCCGCGGGTGGCGTCAACTTCATGGTGCACACCCTGCTCGAAGCCGGGCTGCTGCATGAAGACGTCAACACCATCATGGGCCGCGGCTTGTCGCGCTACCTGCAGGAGCCCTTCCTGGTGGAGGGCAAGCTGGAGTGGCGCACCGGGCGCGCCGAGAGCCTGGACGAAGACATCCTGCGTCCGGCCAGTCGGCCGTTCAACGAAGAGGGTGGCCTGCGCGTCATGCAGGGCAACCTCGGCCGCGGGGTGATGAAGGTGTCGGCCGTGGCGCCCAAGCACCAGCTGGTGGAAGCGCCGGCGCGCGTCTTCCACGACCAGAGCGAATTGGCAGAGGCCTTCAAGGCCGGCCAACTGGAGCAGGATTTCGTCGCGGTGGTACGCTTCCAGGGACCCAAGGCCCTGGGCATGCCCGAGCTGCACAAGCTCACTCCCTATCTTGGTGTGTTGCAGGACCGTGGTTACAAGGTGGCTCTGGTCACCGACGGCCGCATGTCCGGCGCCTCGGGCAAGGTTCCGGCGGCGATTCACGTCTGTCCGGAAGCCATCGATGGCGGTCCGCTGGCCAAGGTCTGTGACGGTGATCTCATCCGTGTCGATGGGCGTACCGGGGAACTGAAGATTCTGGTCCCGGCGGACGAATGGATGGCCCGTCAGGCGGTCGAAGCGCCCCAGGGCACCGGGGTAGGCTGTGGTCGTGAGTTGTTCGCCTTCATGCGCGGCGCCATGAGCACGGCTGAATCGGGTGCCAGTGCATTCACTTCCAGCCTGGAGGCGCTGAAATGA